A region from the Sandaracinus amylolyticus genome encodes:
- a CDS encoding HAD family hydrolase, whose product MRSIDELSAESARAIEGVVFDVDDTLTKGGIVEQEAYAALFRLRDAGLARIAVTGRPLGWMEPVALLWPIDLAVGENGAGWIWRDGRVARRGWFDAQRSDDVLARVRARVREEMPDVREADDQPLRRCDLAFDVGETVSLSRERIARLVAIIEACGARAVVSTVHAHAMPGAWDKACGTVRAVRDVLGVDEARLRERFLFVGDSGNDAAAFSFFAHTAGVANVRDHLRALPVAPRFVAREARGRGFAEIVDVLLARRRA is encoded by the coding sequence ATGCGATCGATCGACGAGCTGAGCGCCGAGAGCGCGCGGGCGATCGAGGGCGTGGTGTTCGACGTCGACGACACGCTCACGAAGGGCGGCATCGTCGAGCAGGAGGCGTACGCCGCGCTCTTCCGGCTGCGCGACGCCGGGCTCGCGCGCATCGCGGTCACCGGTCGTCCCCTCGGGTGGATGGAGCCCGTCGCGCTGCTGTGGCCGATCGATCTCGCGGTCGGGGAGAACGGCGCGGGGTGGATCTGGCGCGACGGGCGCGTCGCGCGGCGCGGGTGGTTCGACGCGCAGCGCAGCGACGACGTGCTCGCGCGGGTTCGCGCTCGGGTCCGCGAGGAGATGCCCGACGTGCGCGAGGCCGACGATCAGCCGCTGCGCCGCTGCGACCTCGCGTTCGACGTGGGCGAGACCGTGAGCCTCTCGCGCGAACGCATCGCGCGGCTCGTCGCGATCATCGAGGCGTGCGGCGCGCGCGCCGTCGTCTCCACGGTGCACGCCCACGCGATGCCGGGCGCGTGGGACAAGGCGTGCGGCACCGTGCGCGCCGTTCGCGACGTGCTCGGCGTCGACGAGGCGCGCCTCCGCGAGCGCTTCTTGTTCGTCGGTGACTCGGGGAACGACGCCGCCGCGTTCTCGTTCTTCGCCCACACCGCAGGGGTCGCGAACGTCCGCGATCACCTCCGCGCGCTCCCCGTCGCGCCGCGCTTCGTCGCGCGCGAGGCGCGCGGCCGCGGCTTCGCCGAGATCGTCGACGTGCTGCTCGCGCGGAGGCGCGCGTGA
- a CDS encoding class I SAM-dependent rRNA methyltransferase — protein sequence MTTVTLSRGRVQPVWAGHPWVFAQAIARVDGAPSAGDVVDVVDPEGRFQGRGYWSPKSAIPVRIATRDANDPLDGASIGRAIERAAALRARFGLPSAETTGYRLVHSEGDGLPGLIVDVLGNVATVQLLTIGMKLREADVFAHVARVARVKTVIEVASEKAAQREGFEAKTGVVRGPDPHALELRERGLDVSLEPTITQKTGFYFDQRENRAMVERLARGARVLDLYSFVGAFAMFAARGGAQSVIAVDSSPVAIATASRLAHHHGMSDRITFERADARHRMEELARKKERFDLVVLDPPKLAPTVKHLERARGAYRRLNADAARVTERDGVLVSCSCSAAMTPDELVRVATMGARDAGRDLTLLHMGEQGPDHPVPAAFAEGRYLKAAFFRVT from the coding sequence GTGACGACCGTGACGCTGTCGCGAGGCCGGGTTCAGCCGGTTTGGGCTGGGCATCCCTGGGTCTTCGCGCAGGCGATCGCGAGGGTCGACGGAGCGCCCAGCGCGGGCGACGTCGTCGACGTCGTCGACCCCGAAGGGCGCTTCCAGGGGCGCGGCTACTGGTCGCCCAAGTCGGCCATCCCGGTGCGCATCGCCACGCGCGACGCGAACGATCCGCTCGACGGTGCGTCGATCGGTCGCGCCATCGAGCGCGCCGCCGCGCTCCGCGCGCGCTTCGGTCTCCCGAGCGCCGAGACCACCGGCTACCGGCTCGTGCACTCCGAGGGCGACGGCCTGCCCGGGCTGATCGTCGACGTGCTCGGGAACGTCGCGACGGTCCAGCTGCTCACCATCGGGATGAAGCTGCGCGAGGCGGACGTGTTCGCGCACGTCGCGCGCGTCGCGCGCGTGAAGACCGTCATCGAGGTCGCGAGCGAGAAGGCCGCGCAGCGTGAGGGGTTCGAGGCGAAGACCGGCGTCGTGCGCGGGCCCGATCCCCACGCGCTCGAGCTGCGCGAGCGCGGGCTCGACGTCTCGCTCGAGCCGACCATCACGCAGAAGACCGGCTTCTACTTCGATCAGCGCGAGAACCGCGCGATGGTCGAGCGCCTCGCGCGGGGCGCGCGCGTGCTCGACCTCTACAGCTTCGTCGGCGCGTTCGCGATGTTCGCCGCGCGCGGCGGCGCGCAGAGCGTGATCGCCGTCGACAGCTCGCCGGTCGCCATCGCGACCGCGTCGCGCCTCGCGCACCACCACGGGATGAGCGACCGCATCACGTTCGAGCGCGCCGACGCGCGGCACCGCATGGAGGAGCTCGCGCGCAAGAAGGAGCGCTTCGATCTCGTCGTGCTCGATCCCCCGAAGCTCGCGCCGACCGTGAAGCACCTCGAGCGCGCGCGCGGCGCCTATCGCCGCCTCAACGCCGACGCCGCGCGCGTCACCGAGCGCGACGGAGTGCTCGTCAGCTGCTCGTGCTCCGCCGCGATGACGCCCGACGAGCTCGTGCGCGTCGCGACGATGGGCGCGCGCGACGCCGGGCGTGATCTGACGCTGCTCCACATGGGCGAGCAGGGGCCCGATCACCCGGTGCCCGCCGCGTTCGCGGAAGGGCGCTACCTCAAGGCCGCGTTCTTCCGGGTGACCTGA
- a CDS encoding polyhydroxyalkanoate synthesis regulator DNA-binding domain-containing protein, translating into MGLDASRRLWQLENIPVSVTPQHPSDRPTRPRVIKRYANRKLYDTRDSRYVTLQQIAEYVRGGEEVSIIDNTTKEDLTNVTLAQIVYEEERKNAPAGEDARRAGSSSPSVGALRTLIQQGGERLMSTLSSTAVGKLIVRREPGTGAETEVEETLAAAAAPKSERPAEKEKSDEAAGRKLLVGPKEAWDELQRLADDRIKSVLGAAVSHVHQLQGEVKRLQTRIEELEQKLVQLSARDAKHGDGPIDRAANERGVGERGDEPEA; encoded by the coding sequence GTGGGGCTTGACGCGTCGCGTCGACTCTGGCAACTGGAGAATATCCCCGTGAGTGTGACGCCTCAGCATCCGTCCGACCGCCCGACGCGCCCGCGCGTCATCAAGCGCTACGCGAACCGGAAGCTCTACGACACGCGCGACTCGCGCTACGTGACGCTTCAGCAGATCGCGGAGTACGTCCGTGGGGGCGAAGAGGTCTCCATCATCGACAACACGACGAAGGAGGACCTGACGAACGTCACCCTCGCTCAGATCGTGTACGAGGAGGAGCGCAAGAACGCGCCGGCCGGTGAGGACGCGCGTCGCGCGGGCTCGTCGTCGCCGAGCGTCGGCGCGCTCCGCACCCTGATTCAGCAGGGCGGCGAGCGGTTGATGTCGACGCTGTCGAGCACGGCGGTCGGCAAGCTGATCGTCCGGCGCGAGCCGGGCACGGGCGCGGAGACCGAGGTCGAGGAGACGCTCGCCGCGGCGGCCGCGCCGAAGTCGGAGCGCCCGGCCGAGAAGGAGAAGTCCGACGAGGCCGCGGGGCGCAAGCTCCTCGTCGGCCCGAAGGAAGCGTGGGACGAGCTCCAGCGCCTCGCCGACGACCGCATCAAGTCGGTGCTCGGCGCGGCGGTGAGCCACGTGCACCAGCTCCAGGGCGAGGTGAAGCGCCTGCAGACGCGCATCGAGGAGCTCGAGCAGAAGCTCGTCCAGCTCAGCGCGCGCGACGCGAAGCACGGCGATGGCCCGATCGATCGCGCGGCGAACGAGCGCGGCGTCGGCGAGCGTGGGGACGAGCCCGAGGCCTGA
- a CDS encoding zf-HC2 domain-containing protein, with amino-acid sequence MTPCRVVRRHLDALVDGELDTSAQVEFDSHLASCPVCREHAAFARSVKQTIKQELGTVKAPEHLRLRVLTAIQSAPPPRSVTPAAITEETVSAAPSPRREPRRRRGLRVWMLPARYAVPAAAAAVFFVALGARTDDGEADEAAVAATTMPLFEDVVRRHSSDHPAEVAGPPQQVVGWFRGKLEFPVRPVEFDRADARLLGARLSNIRERDAAAFYYDVRGHRVTVVVFERPQRAMPVQIFSGAQRVSLHGRELYYRQVRGYTVPVVEHDGLTYAFTGDLDRQTMIQLAASARVQH; translated from the coding sequence ATGACCCCGTGTCGCGTCGTCCGCCGGCACCTCGACGCCCTGGTGGACGGCGAGCTGGATACGAGCGCCCAGGTGGAGTTCGACAGCCACCTGGCCAGCTGCCCCGTGTGCCGTGAGCACGCGGCGTTCGCGCGCTCGGTGAAGCAGACGATCAAGCAGGAGCTCGGGACCGTGAAGGCGCCCGAGCACCTGCGTCTGCGTGTGTTGACCGCGATCCAGTCGGCGCCCCCGCCGCGCTCGGTCACGCCCGCCGCGATCACCGAGGAGACCGTGAGCGCGGCTCCGTCTCCGCGACGCGAGCCGCGTCGTCGGCGCGGGCTGCGGGTGTGGATGCTGCCGGCGCGTTACGCGGTGCCGGCCGCCGCCGCGGCGGTGTTCTTCGTGGCGCTCGGCGCGCGCACCGACGACGGCGAGGCGGACGAGGCGGCGGTCGCGGCGACGACGATGCCGCTCTTCGAAGACGTCGTGCGCCGGCACTCGAGCGATCATCCCGCGGAGGTCGCCGGGCCGCCGCAGCAGGTCGTCGGTTGGTTCCGCGGCAAGCTCGAGTTCCCGGTGCGTCCGGTCGAGTTCGATCGCGCGGACGCGCGGCTCCTCGGCGCGCGCCTGTCGAACATCCGCGAGCGCGATGCCGCGGCGTTCTACTACGACGTGCGCGGACATCGCGTGACGGTCGTCGTGTTCGAGCGGCCACAGCGCGCGATGCCGGTCCAGATCTTCAGCGGTGCGCAGCGCGTCAGCCTGCACGGGCGCGAGCTCTACTACCGACAGGTGCGCGGCTACACGGTGCCGGTCGTCGAGCACGACGGGCTGACCTACGCGTTCACCGGTGATCTCGACCGTCAGACGATGATCCAGCTCGCCGCGTCCGCGCGCGTCCAGCACTGA
- a CDS encoding response regulator, giving the protein MGKRILFFESDADFANEVSARLRRHGANVEITDDGNAGVDRASQERPDLILLTIELPQMNGFLVCKKLKKAPETASIPVIILSSEATEEIFEQHRKLRTRAEDYLRKPISVDDLVEKVGALVALDPLSLEVSSAEPIGDADVEVALEAEDPEPTDMLSRKNVDDEIDAFADNAFDSLMLDGGEDEATTVGVIPPGLLAPSAAKKAEPAPAPAPPKPPAGRSAPPPKPTSIATTPPRVAAAALQTPKPASIAPTPKAASVAPPPPAVDESALVELRERVAALETQRTALETERATLETERATLRDEVADAKRKLDEAEEKASTLPRKQAEIERLEREVADLKKTAASAARGGGISSREFLDLREALNKKDKEILDLKDQVSARDKQLLDLRDKNLGLEREKADASDKHLELEREIADHKDRIEALSSDKDAANKRAEDTKARLERAEAKAKKIGDELDAEKNARAADVARLAEENAAALEAMREENASTIADLERRFEEQTAEAEAGHAVALDDARRTHEAATAKLREEHEGALASTRAAAAAAQQQALAAAAAAQEQALATLRAELERQREDALADAARDKDAALTDAARSKDEALAEAARAKDAALGEATRAKDAALVALRTELEGAHRKATDDAERKHSGEIAALGRKLAEAESSNAVTLEKLEQTQSDLDATKATLESTEGELAQTKATLATTRSELDATKAALASTRGELDATKGELDTTQSALDATRGELSATNEELGETKAALDTTRGELAQTSATLDATRGQLAATQGELESTKGELSTTRNELATAKSDLATAKSDLATTRGELSSTKAALEATAAELESTSAELETTKSVLATTRGELASTATELERTQGELAATQGELAATQGELAATQGELVTTQGELASTQEQLASTRSELAARNRELDDTKAALANARARIEQIESVSAEQARRIQSLETSERSLTGSLAKARGKIDTDTQLLERARRALAISLSLLEDQKANRPDDA; this is encoded by the coding sequence ATGGGCAAGCGCATCCTGTTCTTCGAGAGCGACGCCGATTTCGCGAACGAGGTGAGCGCGAGGCTCAGGCGGCACGGGGCGAACGTCGAGATCACGGATGACGGGAACGCGGGCGTCGACCGCGCCTCGCAGGAGCGTCCCGACCTCATCCTGCTGACGATCGAGCTCCCGCAGATGAACGGGTTCCTCGTCTGCAAGAAGCTCAAGAAGGCACCGGAGACCGCGTCGATCCCGGTCATCATCCTCTCGAGCGAGGCGACCGAGGAGATCTTCGAGCAGCACCGCAAGCTGCGCACGCGCGCCGAGGACTACCTCCGCAAGCCCATCTCGGTCGACGATCTGGTGGAGAAGGTCGGCGCGCTCGTCGCGCTCGATCCCCTCTCGCTCGAGGTGTCGTCGGCGGAGCCGATCGGCGATGCGGACGTCGAGGTGGCGCTCGAGGCCGAGGATCCCGAGCCGACCGACATGCTCTCGCGCAAGAACGTCGACGACGAGATCGATGCGTTCGCGGACAACGCGTTCGACTCGCTCATGCTCGACGGCGGCGAGGACGAAGCGACCACCGTCGGCGTGATCCCGCCGGGCCTCCTCGCGCCCAGCGCCGCGAAGAAGGCCGAGCCCGCTCCGGCGCCCGCACCGCCCAAGCCCCCGGCGGGACGCAGCGCGCCTCCGCCCAAGCCGACCTCGATCGCGACGACGCCGCCGCGCGTCGCGGCGGCCGCGCTCCAGACGCCGAAGCCCGCGAGCATCGCTCCGACGCCGAAGGCCGCGAGCGTCGCCCCGCCTCCGCCCGCGGTGGACGAGAGCGCGCTCGTGGAGCTGCGCGAGCGCGTCGCCGCGCTCGAGACGCAGCGCACGGCCCTCGAAACCGAGCGTGCGACGCTCGAGACGGAGCGCGCGACGCTGCGCGACGAGGTCGCGGACGCCAAGCGCAAGCTCGACGAGGCCGAGGAGAAGGCGTCGACGCTGCCGCGCAAGCAGGCCGAGATCGAGCGCCTCGAGCGCGAGGTCGCGGACCTCAAGAAGACCGCCGCGTCGGCCGCGCGCGGAGGCGGCATCTCGAGCCGCGAGTTCCTCGATCTGCGCGAGGCGCTGAACAAGAAGGACAAGGAGATCCTCGACCTCAAGGATCAGGTCTCCGCGCGCGACAAGCAGCTGCTCGATCTCCGCGACAAGAACCTCGGCCTCGAGCGCGAGAAGGCCGACGCCAGCGACAAGCACCTCGAGCTCGAGCGCGAGATCGCGGACCACAAGGATCGCATCGAGGCGCTCTCGTCCGACAAGGACGCCGCGAACAAGCGCGCGGAGGACACGAAGGCGCGGCTCGAGCGCGCCGAGGCGAAGGCGAAGAAGATCGGCGACGAGCTCGACGCCGAGAAGAACGCGCGCGCGGCGGACGTCGCGCGCCTCGCCGAAGAGAACGCGGCAGCGCTCGAGGCGATGCGCGAGGAGAACGCGAGCACGATCGCGGATCTCGAGCGCCGGTTCGAGGAGCAGACGGCCGAGGCCGAGGCGGGCCATGCGGTCGCGCTCGACGACGCGCGGCGCACGCACGAGGCCGCGACGGCGAAGCTGCGCGAGGAGCACGAAGGCGCGCTGGCGTCGACGCGCGCGGCGGCAGCCGCGGCACAGCAGCAGGCCCTCGCGGCTGCGGCTGCGGCGCAGGAGCAGGCTCTCGCGACGTTGCGCGCAGAGCTCGAGCGGCAGCGCGAGGACGCGCTCGCGGACGCCGCGCGCGACAAGGACGCGGCGCTGACCGATGCCGCGCGCAGCAAGGACGAGGCGCTCGCGGAAGCGGCTCGCGCCAAGGACGCGGCGCTCGGCGAGGCGACGCGCGCGAAGGACGCTGCGCTCGTCGCGCTGCGCACCGAGCTCGAAGGCGCGCATCGAAAGGCGACCGACGACGCCGAGCGCAAGCACTCGGGTGAGATCGCGGCGCTCGGCCGCAAGCTCGCGGAGGCGGAGTCCAGCAACGCGGTGACGCTCGAAAAGCTCGAGCAGACTCAGAGCGATCTCGACGCGACGAAGGCCACGCTCGAGAGCACCGAGGGCGAGCTCGCGCAGACGAAGGCGACGCTCGCGACGACGCGCAGCGAGCTCGACGCGACGAAGGCGGCGCTCGCGAGCACGCGTGGAGAGCTCGACGCGACCAAGGGCGAGCTCGACACGACGCAGAGCGCGCTCGACGCGACGCGCGGTGAGCTGAGCGCGACCAACGAAGAGCTCGGTGAGACCAAGGCCGCGCTCGACACGACGCGCGGAGAGCTCGCGCAGACGAGCGCCACGCTCGACGCGACGCGCGGACAGCTCGCGGCCACGCAGGGCGAGCTCGAGTCGACCAAGGGCGAGCTCTCGACCACGCGCAACGAGCTCGCGACCGCCAAGAGCGACCTCGCGACCGCCAAGAGCGACCTCGCGACCACGCGCGGCGAGCTCTCGTCGACGAAGGCGGCGCTCGAAGCGACCGCGGCCGAGCTCGAGAGCACGAGCGCGGAGCTCGAGACCACGAAGAGTGTGCTCGCGACGACGCGCGGCGAGCTGGCATCGACCGCCACCGAGCTCGAGCGCACGCAGGGTGAGCTCGCGGCCACGCAGGGCGAGCTCGCGGCCACGCAGGGTGAGCTCGCGGCCACGCAAGGTGAGCTGGTCACGACGCAGGGCGAGCTTGCGTCGACGCAGGAACAGCTCGCGTCCACGCGCAGCGAGCTGGCCGCGCGCAACCGCGAGCTCGACGACACGAAGGCCGCGCTCGCGAACGCGCGCGCCCGCATCGAGCAGATCGAGTCGGTGTCGGCCGAGCAGGCGCGCCGCATCCAGTCGCTCGAGACGAGCGAGCGCTCGCTCACCGGCAGCCTCGCGAAGGCGCGCGGGAAGATCGACACCGATACGCAGCTGCTCGAGCGCGCGCGCCGCGCGCTGGCGATCAGCTTGAGCCTGCTCGAAGACCAGAAGGCGAATCGCCCCGACGACGCGTGA
- the tatA gene encoding twin-arginine translocase TatA/TatE family subunit — translation MPNLGMGELIVILLIVLLVFGASRLPQIGEGLGKAIRGLKRGLNSDDDIEVTSKDKRVASKSGADELSKDEVAEAEVVERKR, via the coding sequence GTGCCGAACCTCGGAATGGGCGAGCTGATCGTCATCCTGCTGATCGTGCTGCTCGTCTTCGGCGCGAGCCGTCTCCCGCAGATCGGCGAAGGTCTGGGCAAGGCGATCCGTGGCCTGAAGCGCGGCCTCAACAGCGACGACGACATCGAGGTCACCTCGAAGGACAAGCGCGTCGCGTCGAAGAGCGGCGCGGACGAGCTGTCGAAGGACGAAGTCGCCGAGGCCGAGGTCGTCGAGCGCAAGCGCTGA
- a CDS encoding sigma-70 family RNA polymerase sigma factor: MALSDDTPNPLRDEFAKEALVHLDSLYGAALRLTRSESDAEDLVQDAFLKAYRFYDRFEPGTNLRAWLLRVLTNTFINKYRRNTRERRVLDGDEAEPVGDGVMSRAAMRALTDPVGDAMRPLVVKEIQNALDELSDEHRLMIVLADVEELSYKEIADIVGCPIGTVMSRLHRARKQMQHRLVDTAVQMGIIDDKTEGTSEPISLEAYRRTREVAG, encoded by the coding sequence ATGGCCCTGAGCGACGACACCCCGAACCCCCTCCGTGACGAGTTCGCCAAGGAGGCGCTCGTCCACCTCGACTCGCTGTACGGCGCGGCCCTCCGGCTGACCCGCTCCGAGTCGGACGCGGAGGATCTGGTCCAGGATGCCTTCCTGAAGGCGTATCGCTTCTACGACCGCTTCGAGCCCGGCACGAACCTGCGCGCGTGGCTCCTCCGCGTGCTCACCAACACGTTCATCAACAAGTACCGGCGCAACACGCGCGAGCGGCGCGTGCTCGACGGTGACGAGGCCGAGCCCGTGGGTGACGGCGTGATGAGCCGCGCCGCGATGCGCGCGCTGACCGATCCGGTCGGTGACGCGATGCGCCCGCTGGTCGTGAAGGAGATCCAGAACGCGCTCGACGAGCTGAGCGACGAGCATCGCCTGATGATCGTCCTGGCCGACGTCGAGGAGCTCTCGTACAAAGAGATCGCCGACATCGTCGGGTGCCCGATCGGCACCGTCATGTCGCGTCTCCACCGCGCGCGGAAGCAGATGCAGCACAGGCTGGTCGACACTGCAGTGCAGATGGGGATCATCGACGACAAGACCGAGGGCACGAGCGAGCCGATCTCGCTCGAGGCCTACCGTCGCACGCGGGAGGTGGCTGGATGA